One Pseudorhodoplanes sinuspersici DNA segment encodes these proteins:
- a CDS encoding FAD binding domain-containing protein yields MKPAAFTLDQPSSAPQLAAMLMQRGESRIMAGGQSLGPMLNLRLARPSHVVSIASLPELVAVEETADAVTIGACVTHAAIADGRVPDIGKGILPAIAQGIAYRAVRNRGTIGGSLCHADPAADWLCTLTALDAAVLTLSSEGGRAIALTNFVVGPFRNALAPGEIVQAVRIPKISLNARWSYYKACRKPGEFAHAMAAVLLDPARNIRRAVIGAVGGAPIVLDGANLAPDIAERALMQSGLDEIGRGMQLTALRRAMEQAT; encoded by the coding sequence ATGAAGCCCGCTGCCTTCACGCTCGACCAGCCATCCAGTGCGCCGCAGCTCGCGGCGATGCTGATGCAGCGTGGCGAAAGCCGCATCATGGCCGGCGGGCAGTCGCTTGGGCCGATGCTGAATCTGCGGCTCGCGCGGCCGTCACATGTGGTGTCCATCGCGAGCCTTCCGGAGTTGGTTGCGGTCGAAGAGACTGCTGATGCGGTGACAATCGGTGCCTGCGTGACGCATGCGGCGATTGCAGATGGCCGCGTGCCGGATATTGGCAAGGGCATTCTGCCGGCCATCGCGCAAGGCATTGCTTATCGCGCGGTGCGCAATCGCGGTACGATTGGCGGCAGCTTGTGTCATGCCGATCCGGCGGCGGACTGGCTGTGCACATTGACGGCGCTCGATGCGGCCGTGCTGACGCTTTCATCGGAAGGCGGTCGCGCCATTGCATTGACGAACTTTGTGGTTGGTCCGTTCCGCAATGCGCTTGCGCCGGGAGAAATCGTGCAGGCGGTTCGCATTCCCAAAATCTCTCTGAATGCGCGTTGGAGCTATTACAAAGCGTGCCGCAAGCCGGGTGAATTTGCGCATGCCATGGCTGCGGTACTGCTCGATCCGGCGCGCAATATCCGCAGGGCGGTGATCGGTGCGGTCGGCGGCGCGCCAATCGTGCTCGATGGCGCGAATCTCGCACCGGACATTGCCGAACGAGCCTTGATGCAGAGCGGCCTCGATGAGATCGGCCGCGGCATGCAGCTGACCGCGTTGCGCCGTGCGATGGAGCAGGCCACATGA
- a CDS encoding xanthine dehydrogenase family protein molybdopterin-binding subunit gives MKTEGAGYGVGRSVHRKEDDRYLRGKGEFVGDIRLAGMRELAFVRSPLAHAKILTVRKPAGFEKNVFVASDLVGVKPIVANSGLPGFKPSAQPILADEKVRHVGEAIAVCVAATRAEAEDLAAAVEVDFEELPAIVDMLAARAPGSPLVHEQWGDNVFLESRVEADLSEIKKTAPVVVRRSLRTARQCMSPMEGRGIVAVYDRRLDQIVLHTATQMPHIIRTGLAGCLGVSEENVRIVAPDVGGGFGYKGMLLSEEVCAAFLAKHLGHPVRWLEDRREQLAGNANCREHHYDITAYADKDGRLIALDAAATVDTGAYSIYPFSACLESAQVASILPGPYKFDAYRCITWSSATNKPGIVPYRGVARAGVCYAMETVIDAIAHAVGKEPYEVRLRNLVQPEEMPFDNITNKHFDSGDYPECLRRVVEAIDLPAVRQKQKETANSSVRIGVGFSIFCEQGAHGTSVYYGWGIPMVPGFEQAVARLTPDGGLELRVGIQSHGQGLETTLAQIGHEVLGIPLERIRVVHGDTAVTPYSTGTWGSRCAVMAGGAVATACRELGDRIARIGAHLLQVPADKVQVKAGLVSTGIASVRIEEVARTWYLRPQELPKDVNTGGLEVTSGYKTVRDTGTFSYAAHAVVVSVDTEMGDVKILDYALCEDGGVLINPMIVDGQVCGGVAQGIGTALYEEMPFDDHGQPLATTLADYMLPGATEVPMLRVDHMETPSPYSAFGQKGIGEGGAIGPPAAIANAVNDALHPLGVEINQLPITPHRILEAIAASRKRAAA, from the coding sequence ATGAAGACGGAAGGGGCAGGATACGGCGTCGGCCGCTCCGTTCACCGCAAGGAAGATGACCGCTATCTGCGCGGCAAGGGTGAATTTGTCGGCGATATCAGGCTCGCCGGCATGCGCGAACTGGCCTTCGTGCGCAGCCCGCTGGCGCACGCGAAAATCCTGACTGTGCGCAAGCCTGCGGGATTTGAGAAGAATGTTTTTGTTGCATCCGACCTTGTCGGAGTGAAGCCAATTGTTGCCAATTCTGGTCTGCCGGGCTTCAAGCCGTCTGCCCAACCGATCCTTGCCGATGAGAAAGTGCGGCATGTCGGGGAAGCGATCGCCGTTTGCGTGGCGGCAACGCGGGCCGAGGCCGAAGATCTTGCGGCGGCGGTGGAAGTCGATTTCGAGGAACTGCCGGCTATCGTTGACATGCTGGCGGCGCGCGCGCCCGGCTCACCACTCGTGCACGAACAATGGGGCGATAACGTTTTTCTGGAAAGCCGTGTCGAGGCGGACCTTTCCGAAATCAAGAAGACCGCACCGGTCGTGGTACGGCGGAGCTTGCGGACGGCGCGCCAATGCATGTCGCCGATGGAAGGCCGCGGTATTGTTGCTGTCTATGACCGGCGGCTCGATCAGATCGTGCTGCATACGGCAACGCAGATGCCCCATATCATCCGCACCGGTCTCGCCGGTTGCCTTGGCGTCTCGGAAGAGAATGTCCGCATTGTCGCCCCCGATGTCGGCGGCGGCTTCGGCTACAAGGGCATGCTGCTATCGGAGGAGGTCTGCGCGGCGTTTCTTGCCAAGCACCTTGGTCATCCGGTGCGCTGGCTGGAAGATCGCCGGGAGCAGCTGGCCGGCAATGCGAATTGCCGCGAGCATCATTATGACATTACGGCTTATGCGGATAAGGATGGCCGGTTGATCGCGCTCGATGCGGCTGCGACAGTCGATACCGGCGCTTATTCGATCTATCCGTTCTCGGCCTGTCTCGAATCGGCGCAGGTCGCCAGCATTCTGCCGGGCCCTTACAAATTCGACGCCTATCGCTGCATCACCTGGTCGTCGGCCACCAACAAGCCGGGCATCGTGCCGTATCGCGGCGTTGCGCGGGCTGGCGTCTGCTACGCGATGGAAACGGTGATCGATGCCATCGCCCATGCCGTGGGTAAGGAGCCTTACGAAGTCCGGCTGCGTAATCTAGTTCAGCCGGAAGAAATGCCGTTCGACAACATCACCAACAAGCATTTCGACAGCGGCGATTATCCCGAATGTTTGCGCCGCGTGGTGGAAGCAATCGATTTGCCGGCTGTGCGGCAGAAGCAGAAGGAAACGGCCAACTCATCCGTGCGGATCGGTGTCGGATTCTCGATCTTTTGTGAGCAGGGCGCCCATGGCACATCGGTCTATTATGGCTGGGGCATTCCGATGGTGCCCGGTTTCGAACAAGCCGTTGCACGATTGACGCCGGATGGCGGTCTCGAATTGCGCGTCGGCATTCAGTCGCACGGGCAGGGCCTCGAGACGACGCTGGCCCAGATCGGCCACGAAGTGCTCGGCATTCCGCTCGAACGCATCCGCGTCGTGCACGGAGATACAGCCGTAACGCCGTATTCGACCGGCACCTGGGGCTCGCGCTGCGCCGTCATGGCCGGCGGCGCCGTCGCGACTGCATGCAGAGAATTGGGGGATCGTATTGCGCGTATCGGCGCGCATCTGTTGCAGGTGCCCGCGGACAAGGTGCAGGTGAAAGCCGGGCTTGTCTCGACCGGCATCGCCAGCGTGAGGATCGAAGAGGTCGCGCGCACCTGGTATCTGCGCCCGCAGGAACTGCCGAAAGATGTCAATACGGGCGGGCTGGAAGTCACCAGCGGCTACAAGACCGTGCGCGATACTGGCACCTTCAGCTATGCCGCGCATGCCGTCGTTGTCTCGGTCGATACCGAAATGGGCGACGTGAAGATCCTCGATTATGCGTTGTGCGAAGATGGCGGCGTTCTGATCAATCCGATGATTGTCGATGGTCAGGTCTGCGGCGGCGTGGCGCAAGGTATCGGCACTGCGTTGTACGAGGAGATGCCGTTCGACGATCACGGCCAGCCGCTGGCGACTACACTGGCCGATTACATGCTGCCGGGCGCAACCGAAGTGCCGATGCTGCGCGTCGATCACATGGAAACGCCGTCGCCATATTCGGCTTTTGGCCAGAAGGGCATCGGCGAGGGTGGGGCGATCGGCCCGCCCGCGGCGATCGCCAATGCGGTGAATGATGCCTTGCATCCCCTCGGCGTCGAAATCAACCAATTGCCGATCACACCGCACCGCATCCTCGAAGCGATCGCCGCGTCACGTAAGAGGGCGGCCGCATGA
- a CDS encoding alpha/beta hydrolase, with the protein MKDLTNVAFAVADPRSTWTSLTQGERDAAYDNNGAVADSPALIEKRNRGSAAYRKAHPAGLDIPYGPKERNRWDLYPAKNADAPCLVFIHGGYWQRNTREDFATFMAGVQAHGWSAALPGYSLAPEAKLGDIVGEIRAALDWLKAEGPKHGIAGPVILSGWSAGGHLTAMALDHPLVAAGFAISGVYDLEALRDTKLNQLLQLTDDEIATLSPLRLPMVNKPMTIAYGTAELPALVNDSRNLHAMRAAAHAPGVLLPVAHANHFNILEQLADPEGQLTLAALDLARACKIGESHTGRAA; encoded by the coding sequence ATGAAGGATCTGACCAACGTGGCTTTCGCCGTTGCCGACCCGCGCTCGACCTGGACGTCGTTGACGCAAGGCGAGCGCGATGCGGCTTATGACAACAATGGCGCTGTTGCCGACAGTCCGGCCTTGATCGAAAAGCGTAACAGGGGTTCTGCTGCCTATCGCAAGGCGCATCCTGCGGGTCTCGATATTCCGTATGGGCCGAAGGAGCGCAATCGCTGGGATCTCTATCCCGCCAAAAATGCGGATGCGCCGTGTCTTGTCTTTATTCATGGCGGTTACTGGCAACGCAATACGCGCGAAGATTTCGCGACGTTCATGGCCGGCGTGCAGGCGCACGGCTGGTCGGCGGCGCTGCCAGGCTATTCGCTCGCGCCCGAGGCCAAGCTCGGCGACATCGTGGGCGAGATTCGTGCGGCGCTGGATTGGTTGAAGGCCGAAGGGCCGAAGCATGGGATTGCCGGTCCCGTCATCCTGTCGGGCTGGTCGGCCGGTGGCCATCTCACCGCAATGGCGCTCGATCACCCGCTTGTTGCTGCCGGATTTGCCATATCGGGCGTCTACGATCTCGAAGCGCTGCGTGATACGAAGCTGAACCAGCTGCTGCAACTGACCGACGATGAGATTGCGACGCTGTCTCCGCTGCGACTGCCGATGGTCAACAAGCCGATGACCATCGCCTATGGCACAGCCGAACTGCCGGCACTGGTTAACGACTCGCGCAACCTGCATGCCATGCGTGCGGCTGCCCACGCGCCCGGTGTGCTGTTGCCGGTCGCTCACGCCAATCACTTCAACATTCTTGAGCAGCTTGCCGACCCCGAGGGCCAACTGACACTGGCCGCGCTCGATCTCGCACGGGCTTGCAAGATCGGTGAAAGCCATACCGGCAGGGCCGCGTGA
- a CDS encoding DUF1989 domain-containing protein, with amino-acid sequence MLARTIPGRVVSDEIVAAGTHWYRKIPKDTVLRIVDLEGCQSVDTLIFDALRSDVRYNVPNTIKLAKNVYITKGVVLYDDLAQPMMTVIEDTVGRHDTLAGCCSREINTVRYGEPGKWSCRDNFLEALGNLGMNGRDIPPNINFFMHVPVSGDGGISIDDGISRPGDYVDLRAEKDVLVVISNCPQELNPCCGGKPTPIRLTIWQTGHTPQ; translated from the coding sequence ATGCTAGCCAGAACAATTCCGGGCCGCGTTGTGAGCGATGAAATCGTAGCAGCCGGAACGCATTGGTACCGAAAGATACCGAAGGACACAGTGCTTCGCATTGTCGATCTGGAAGGCTGCCAGTCTGTCGACACGCTGATCTTCGATGCCCTGCGGAGCGATGTGCGCTACAATGTGCCAAATACGATCAAGCTGGCCAAGAACGTTTATATCACGAAGGGCGTCGTGCTGTATGACGATCTCGCGCAACCCATGATGACGGTGATCGAGGATACCGTTGGCCGGCACGACACGCTTGCGGGCTGCTGCAGCCGCGAGATCAACACCGTGCGCTACGGTGAGCCCGGCAAGTGGAGCTGTCGCGATAATTTCCTGGAAGCGCTCGGTAATCTCGGCATGAATGGCCGGGACATTCCACCGAATATCAACTTCTTCATGCATGTGCCGGTCAGCGGCGATGGCGGCATCTCTATCGATGATGGAATCTCCAGGCCTGGCGACTATGTCGATCTGCGCGCCGAAAAGGACGTGCTTGTCGTCATTTCCAATTGTCCGCAGGAACTGAATCCCTGCTGCGGCGGTAAGCCGACGCCGATCCGGCTCACGATCTGGCAGACGGGTCATACGCCGCAATGA
- a CDS encoding amidohydrolase/deacetylase family metallohydrolase: MTDTNLFDIVITGGHVICPASDVNGVMDVAIRGGRIAAVQKDILPSSAKQVIDAKGKIVLPGLIDTHGHVYQYVTGRFGMNADMVGVESGVTTVIDQGGPSCMTLPGFRKFVAETSKTRVLAFLSAYLVGGLEGHLYPNLYSPDCVDIDATVLSANANKDIVRGIKGHAEIGGFARWGIKVLEMSAEIGRQTQLPLYVHFGQLWGLPDSGANGEDADTIIERVIPQLRPGDILAHPFTRHPGGFVDRDGNVHSVIRAALDRGLKVDVGHGSHFSYRLARKALDAGIVPDTLGADMHGYNTHVPAPAGTPGEHPDDENHPFAGQAKFSLTQAMSSMMALGLTLEQVVPMVTTNPATMVGRSDELGSLQVGRIADVTVLSDLRGRFVLADNEKNQVIAERLLQPAFCFRAGERFDATAPILPQAVAA; encoded by the coding sequence ATGACCGACACCAATCTCTTCGATATCGTCATCACCGGCGGGCACGTGATCTGTCCCGCCTCGGACGTCAATGGCGTCATGGATGTCGCCATCCGGGGCGGTCGTATTGCTGCGGTGCAGAAGGACATCCTGCCGAGTTCGGCCAAGCAGGTGATCGACGCCAAAGGCAAGATCGTGCTGCCCGGCCTCATCGATACGCACGGTCACGTCTATCAATATGTGACCGGCCGTTTCGGCATGAATGCCGACATGGTCGGCGTGGAATCCGGCGTGACCACAGTCATCGATCAGGGCGGGCCGTCCTGTATGACGCTGCCCGGCTTTCGCAAGTTTGTCGCCGAGACATCAAAGACGCGTGTTCTGGCGTTCCTGTCGGCCTATCTGGTCGGCGGCCTGGAAGGGCATCTCTATCCAAACCTTTACAGCCCCGATTGCGTGGACATCGATGCAACGGTTCTGTCGGCGAATGCCAACAAGGATATCGTGCGCGGCATCAAGGGTCACGCCGAGATCGGCGGTTTCGCGCGCTGGGGTATCAAGGTGCTGGAAATGTCGGCCGAGATCGGCCGGCAGACTCAATTGCCGCTCTACGTGCATTTCGGCCAACTCTGGGGCTTGCCGGACAGTGGAGCGAATGGCGAGGATGCCGATACCATCATCGAGCGTGTGATCCCGCAATTGCGGCCGGGCGACATTCTCGCCCATCCGTTCACGCGCCATCCCGGCGGTTTCGTTGATCGCGACGGCAATGTGCATTCGGTCATTCGGGCGGCGCTGGATCGTGGCCTGAAAGTCGATGTCGGCCACGGAAGTCACTTCTCGTATCGTCTGGCGCGCAAGGCTCTCGATGCCGGTATCGTGCCGGACACGCTGGGGGCCGACATGCACGGATACAATACGCATGTGCCGGCGCCAGCCGGAACGCCGGGCGAGCATCCCGACGACGAAAACCATCCCTTTGCGGGACAGGCCAAGTTCAGCCTGACGCAGGCGATGAGTTCGATGATGGCGCTCGGCCTGACGCTCGAGCAGGTGGTGCCGATGGTCACCACCAATCCGGCGACAATGGTTGGCCGCTCCGACGAACTCGGCTCGCTGCAGGTCGGGCGTATCGCCGATGTCACTGTGCTGTCCGATCTGCGCGGCCGCTTCGTGCTCGCCGACAACGAAAAGAACCAGGTTATTGCCGAGCGCCTTCTGCAGCCGGCCTTCTGCTTCCGTGCAGGCGAGCGTTTCGATGCAACGGCGCCGATCCTGCCGCAGGCTGTGGCGGCCTGA
- a CDS encoding MDR family oxidoreductase yields the protein MPTFKAIVIDKTDSGQSVALKDFDEKDFMDGDVTVRVEYSTINYKDGLAITGKAPVVRRFPMIAGVDFSGTVEQSSHPGWKPGDKVICNGWGMGETHLGAYAEKARVKGDWLVQLPATISARDAMAIGTAGYTAMLSVMALENAGVTPDKGPVVVTGAAGGVGSVAVAILATLGYQVVASTGRVQEADYLKGLGAAEIIDRKELSGPAKPLARERFAGGIDSVGSTTLANVLSMTRYGGSVAACGLAAGMDLPASVAPFILRGVSLLGIDSVMCPLPKRQEAWKRLETDLDRQKLAAMTTEIGLAQVIETAPSILGGGVRGRIVVNIQ from the coding sequence GTGCCCACATTCAAAGCCATCGTGATCGACAAGACCGACAGCGGCCAGTCCGTCGCGCTGAAAGACTTCGACGAAAAGGATTTCATGGACGGCGATGTCACCGTCCGCGTTGAATATTCCACCATCAACTACAAGGACGGCCTCGCCATTACCGGCAAGGCGCCGGTGGTGCGGCGTTTTCCGATGATCGCCGGGGTCGATTTCTCCGGCACCGTCGAACAATCCTCGCATCCCGGCTGGAAACCGGGCGACAAAGTTATCTGCAATGGCTGGGGCATGGGTGAGACCCATCTCGGCGCCTATGCAGAGAAGGCGCGCGTCAAAGGCGACTGGCTGGTGCAGTTGCCGGCAACGATCAGTGCGCGCGATGCGATGGCGATTGGTACGGCCGGCTACACCGCCATGCTCAGCGTCATGGCGCTCGAGAATGCCGGCGTCACACCCGACAAGGGGCCGGTGGTCGTGACCGGGGCTGCGGGCGGTGTCGGCTCCGTCGCGGTCGCGATCCTGGCGACGCTTGGCTATCAGGTCGTCGCCTCCACCGGACGGGTGCAGGAGGCGGATTACCTCAAGGGCCTCGGCGCCGCAGAGATCATCGACCGCAAGGAATTGTCGGGGCCGGCAAAGCCGCTGGCCAGAGAACGCTTTGCCGGCGGGATCGACTCGGTCGGCTCGACCACCCTCGCCAACGTGCTGTCGATGACCCGCTATGGCGGTTCGGTCGCCGCCTGTGGTCTCGCCGCCGGGATGGATTTACCGGCCAGCGTCGCCCCGTTCATTTTGCGCGGAGTGTCACTTTTGGGCATCGATTCCGTCATGTGCCCGTTGCCCAAACGTCAAGAGGCGTGGAAAAGGCTGGAAACGGACCTCGACCGGCAGAAATTGGCCGCAATGACCACCGAGATCGGGCTGGCTCAGGTCATCGAAACGGCGCCATCGATTCTCGGGGGAGGTGTCCGGGGACGGATCGTGGTCAATATTCAGTAA
- a CDS encoding MFS transporter: MTATPAIRRAAWQSVPLILVCGSLIAMLGFGPRSTLGLFLTPMSAANGWGRDVFALALALQMLLWGAAQPFIGAIADRFGPVLVLSLGALLYAIGFAWMTFATTPGEMYLSAGVLIGFGLAGSSFTVVIGAFGKLLEPKWRSLSFGFGTAAGSFGQFLFSPLAVALNATFDWHTTLLIFAAVVLAIMPLSLALAKPAETITPAQQAALQSAPAALREALVHPSYIYLVLGFFTCGFQIFFITVHLPAYLVDRGLSADIGAYTIGTVGLFNIIGSISAGYLSNRMPKRYLLSGIYFLRSIAIVIYIMLPVSVASSLVFGAVMGLLWLSTVPPTNALVVVMFGTRWLTMLAGFAFFSHQVGGFLGVWLGGVVFERSGSYDPIWWLAILLGILAGVINLPIKEQPVARVAAASAA; this comes from the coding sequence ATGACAGCAACACCGGCCATTCGGCGGGCCGCCTGGCAATCGGTCCCGCTCATTCTTGTCTGCGGATCGTTGATCGCCATGCTCGGCTTCGGACCGCGTTCGACGCTCGGTCTGTTTTTGACACCGATGTCGGCCGCCAATGGCTGGGGGCGCGATGTGTTCGCGCTGGCGCTTGCATTGCAGATGCTGCTCTGGGGTGCGGCGCAGCCATTCATTGGCGCGATTGCCGATCGCTTCGGCCCGGTGCTGGTGCTCAGTTTGGGCGCGCTGCTCTACGCCATCGGCTTTGCCTGGATGACATTTGCGACGACGCCAGGTGAAATGTATCTCTCCGCCGGTGTGCTGATCGGGTTCGGGCTTGCCGGCTCGTCCTTCACCGTGGTGATCGGCGCATTCGGCAAGCTGCTGGAGCCGAAATGGCGCTCCTTGTCGTTCGGCTTCGGCACCGCCGCAGGCTCATTCGGACAATTCCTGTTTTCGCCGCTCGCCGTCGCGCTGAATGCCACTTTCGATTGGCACACGACGCTGTTGATCTTTGCTGCGGTGGTGCTGGCGATCATGCCGCTGTCGCTTGCGCTGGCCAAGCCGGCCGAAACGATAACGCCTGCCCAGCAGGCGGCGCTGCAATCGGCGCCGGCGGCTTTGCGTGAAGCGCTGGTTCATCCGAGTTATATTTATCTCGTGCTCGGCTTCTTCACCTGCGGCTTCCAGATCTTCTTCATCACCGTGCATCTGCCGGCCTATCTCGTGGATCGCGGATTGTCCGCCGATATCGGCGCTTACACCATCGGTACCGTCGGCTTGTTCAATATCATCGGATCGATCAGCGCCGGTTATCTCAGCAACAGGATGCCCAAGCGTTATCTGCTGTCGGGGATCTATTTCCTGCGCTCGATCGCGATCGTGATCTACATCATGCTGCCGGTCAGCGTTGCAAGCTCGCTCGTCTTCGGGGCGGTGATGGGATTGCTGTGGCTATCGACCGTTCCGCCGACCAATGCGCTGGTGGTGGTGATGTTCGGCACGCGCTGGCTGACCATGCTCGCGGGCTTTGCGTTTTTCAGCCATCAGGTCGGCGGGTTTCTCGGCGTCTGGCTTGGCGGTGTGGTGTTCGAGCGCAGCGGCTCCTACGATCCGATCTGGTGGCTCGCAATTCTTCTTGGCATTTTAGCGGGAGTGATCAATCTGCCGATCAAGGAACAGCCGGTTGCAAGGGTCGCGGCTGCGTCGGCTGCGTAG
- a CDS encoding MFS transporter gives MPMPVTPSATPSWRTPLIVILSGCVISLIAFGPRSATGLFMQPISDANGWGRDVFALAFALQNLLWGVGQPFAGAIADRFGMVRVMCGGALLYALGLVLMAYSTTPLSFNITTGVLIGFGLSGCSFNLVVAALGKLVPEHMRSTAFGAGTAAGSFGQFLFAPLGAALISNYGWSFALFAFAAAVLIILPFSIVLATPPATKAAASGAVADAPQSIRHALSEAFGHRSYVLLVLGFFTCGFQLAFITAHLPAYLIDRGLSVQVGGWVLAVIGLFNIVGSLTAGWLGNRMPKRYLLAALYFARAVSIALFIALPLSTTSALIFGVSTGLTWLSTVPPTSGLVALMFGTRWLAMLFGFAFFSHQVGGFLGVWLGGLAFEYTGSYDLVWMLSIAFGVASAIINLPIVEKPVERTAAAGSSS, from the coding sequence ATGCCCATGCCGGTTACCCCGTCCGCTACGCCGTCGTGGCGCACGCCGCTGATCGTCATCCTGTCCGGTTGCGTCATCTCGCTGATTGCGTTCGGACCGCGCTCGGCGACCGGCCTGTTCATGCAGCCGATCAGCGATGCCAATGGCTGGGGACGCGATGTCTTCGCGCTCGCCTTCGCGTTGCAGAATCTGTTGTGGGGTGTCGGGCAGCCATTCGCCGGCGCCATTGCCGATCGTTTCGGCATGGTGCGGGTGATGTGCGGCGGCGCCTTGCTCTATGCGCTTGGCCTGGTGCTGATGGCCTATTCGACCACACCGCTGTCGTTCAACATCACAACCGGCGTGCTGATCGGTTTTGGTCTGTCGGGCTGCTCGTTCAATCTTGTCGTCGCCGCTTTGGGCAAGCTGGTGCCGGAGCATATGCGCTCGACCGCCTTTGGCGCCGGCACGGCGGCGGGCTCCTTTGGCCAGTTCTTGTTCGCGCCGCTCGGCGCTGCGCTGATCAGCAACTATGGCTGGTCCTTTGCGCTGTTTGCGTTCGCGGCAGCGGTCCTGATTATCCTGCCATTCTCGATCGTGCTGGCGACGCCACCGGCCACGAAAGCCGCGGCATCAGGCGCCGTCGCCGACGCACCGCAATCGATCCGGCACGCCTTGTCGGAAGCCTTCGGCCATCGCTCCTATGTTCTGCTGGTGCTGGGTTTCTTCACCTGCGGTTTCCAGCTCGCGTTCATCACCGCGCATCTGCCGGCCTATCTGATTGATCGCGGCTTGTCGGTTCAGGTCGGCGGCTGGGTGCTCGCGGTGATCGGCCTGTTCAATATCGTCGGTTCGCTCACGGCCGGATGGCTCGGCAACAGAATGCCCAAGCGCTATCTCCTCGCGGCGTTGTATTTCGCGCGCGCCGTATCGATTGCGCTGTTCATCGCGCTGCCATTGTCGACGACGTCTGCGTTGATCTTCGGTGTCTCCACCGGTCTCACCTGGCTCTCGACCGTGCCGCCGACATCGGGACTGGTCGCGCTGATGTTCGGAACGCGCTGGCTGGCGATGCTGTTCGGCTTCGCCTTCTTCAGCCACCAGGTCGGCGGTTTCCTTGGCGTGTGGCTGGGCGGGCTCGCCTTTGAATATACCGGCTCCTACGATCTCGTCTGGATGCTGTCGATCGCCTTTGGCGTCGCGTCCGCGATCATCAATCTGCCAATCGTCGAGAAGCCGGTCGAGCGCACCGCAGCAGCCGGATCATCGTCATGA